A single genomic interval of Selenobaculum gibii harbors:
- a CDS encoding TetR/AcrR family transcriptional regulator: MEKDTRTKLIEIATKLFATKGFFAVSVREVTSIAQVNVSAISYYFQSKEGLYQEVLKNQLKPVLEALDLVEKQIGLSAMERFRFFANQVAKVHLNYPYLTRFMMNEVTSPTEYGGAIVENQSSKVYRFIYQTIKAGVEDGEFKSDLDIPHTAFSLAGMIIFYFVTKPIRRKIMPNKENSVDAYLTNVLKNYLYGIASE; the protein is encoded by the coding sequence ATGGAGAAAGATACGCGTACAAAATTAATTGAAATTGCTACGAAATTATTTGCTACAAAAGGATTTTTTGCTGTATCAGTAAGGGAAGTAACAAGTATAGCTCAGGTGAATGTATCAGCAATTTCTTATTATTTTCAGAGTAAAGAAGGGCTTTATCAGGAGGTACTTAAGAATCAATTAAAACCGGTTTTAGAAGCTTTGGACTTAGTTGAAAAACAAATCGGTTTATCTGCTATGGAAAGATTTCGTTTTTTTGCAAACCAGGTTGCAAAAGTTCATTTAAATTACCCTTACTTGACAAGATTTATGATGAATGAAGTAACAAGTCCGACAGAATATGGAGGAGCGATAGTTGAGAATCAAAGTTCGAAAGTTTATCGTTTTATTTATCAAACGATAAAAGCTGGTGTAGAAGATGGGGAGTTTAAAAGTGATTTAGATATTCCACATACGGCATTTTCTTTAGCTGGAATGATAATTTTTTATTTTGTTACAAAACCGATTCGTAGAAAAATTATGCCGAATAAAGAAAATTCAGTGGATGCTTATCTAACTAATGTACTAAAAAATTATCTTTATGGGATTGCAAGTGAGTAA
- a CDS encoding IMP dehydrogenase, whose amino-acid sequence MAYYFSEASHTFGEYLLVPGYSSTECIPANVSLKTPLVKFKKGEEPSISMNIPLTSAIMQAVSDDKMAVALAKEGGVSFIYGSQSIENEAAMVARVKNYKSGFVRSDSNILPSTTLREVVDLKERTGHSTMAVTEDGTPEGKLLGIVTSRDYRVTRMSMDTKVADFMTPFEKLIWADADTTSLKDANNLIWEHKLNMLPLIDENQRLKYMVFRKDYTDNKENTNELIDAQKRYVVGAGINTRDYAERVPALIAAGADVLCIDSSEGFSEWQKITLEYIHKNFGNEVKVGAGNVVDREGFRFLAEAGADFIKVGIGGGSICITREQKGIGRGQATALIDVVAARDEYFAETGIYIPVCSDGGIVHDYHVTLALAMGADFVMLGRYFSRFDESPTNKVKIKGNYLKEYWGEGSNRARNWQRYDMGGDKKLSFEEGVDSYVPYAGSLKDNVTVTLNKVRSTMCNCGALTIPELQKNAKLTLISATSIVEGSSHDVIVKDKYYRNEE is encoded by the coding sequence TTAGTACCTGGATATTCTTCTACAGAATGTATTCCAGCAAATGTGAGTTTAAAAACTCCTCTTGTAAAATTTAAAAAGGGTGAAGAACCTTCGATTTCGATGAATATTCCATTAACTTCTGCGATTATGCAGGCCGTTTCTGATGATAAAATGGCTGTTGCTTTAGCTAAAGAAGGTGGTGTTTCATTTATTTATGGTTCTCAATCCATCGAAAATGAAGCAGCGATGGTTGCTAGAGTGAAAAATTACAAATCAGGTTTTGTAAGAAGCGATTCTAATATTCTTCCAAGTACAACTTTACGTGAAGTTGTCGACCTGAAAGAAAGAACAGGTCATTCTACGATGGCAGTTACTGAAGATGGTACGCCAGAAGGAAAATTACTTGGTATTGTAACAAGTCGTGACTATCGTGTAACAAGAATGTCTATGGATACAAAAGTTGCAGATTTCATGACGCCTTTTGAAAAATTAATTTGGGCAGACGCGGATACGACTTCCTTAAAAGATGCGAATAACTTAATATGGGAACATAAATTAAATATGCTGCCATTAATAGATGAAAATCAACGCTTAAAATACATGGTATTCCGTAAAGACTATACGGATAATAAAGAGAATACAAATGAATTAATTGATGCGCAAAAACGTTATGTTGTAGGCGCTGGTATTAATACACGTGATTATGCGGAACGCGTTCCTGCGTTAATTGCTGCTGGTGCAGATGTACTTTGTATTGATTCTTCAGAAGGTTTCTCTGAATGGCAAAAAATCACACTTGAATATATTCATAAAAACTTTGGCAATGAAGTTAAAGTTGGTGCAGGCAACGTTGTAGATCGTGAAGGCTTTCGTTTCTTAGCTGAAGCAGGTGCTGATTTCATTAAAGTCGGTATCGGTGGTGGTTCTATTTGTATCACTCGTGAACAAAAAGGGATTGGACGTGGACAAGCTACAGCGTTGATTGATGTAGTTGCTGCACGTGATGAATATTTTGCAGAAACAGGAATTTATATTCCGGTATGTTCTGATGGTGGTATTGTACACGATTATCATGTAACTTTAGCTTTAGCTATGGGTGCTGATTTCGTAATGCTCGGTAGATACTTCTCCCGCTTTGATGAAAGTCCAACAAATAAAGTTAAAATTAAAGGAAATTACTTAAAAGAGTATTGGGGCGAAGGCTCCAATAGAGCGCGTAACTGGCAACGTTATGACATGGGCGGAGATAAAAAATTATCCTTCGAAGAAGGCGTTGACTCCTATGTTCCATATGCTGGTAGCTTAAAGGATAATGTAACAGTTACGTTAAATAAAGTTCGTTCAACGATGTGTAACTGTGGTGCATTAACAATTCCTGAGTTACAAAAAAATGCGAAATTAACATTGATTTCTGCAACAAGTATTGTTGAAGGAAGCTCTCACGACGTTATCGTAAAAGATAAATATTATCGTAACGAAGAATAA